One Fusobacterium sp. IOR10 DNA segment encodes these proteins:
- a CDS encoding DMT family transporter: MDKNIKKGIIFVIISALSFTTMGLFIRLSGDLPVMQKSVFRNAISALFAFVILMREKNLVMKIEPKALGTLIFRSSFGTLGILCNYYAVDHLLLSDATMLLQLSPFFAIIFSFLILKERVVTKQILIVVFAFIGALFVIKPSFSSISLIPSLAGVCGGMSAGLAYTFVRKLGKMGIGGPFIVFFFSAFSCLSILPFAAMSYVPMTTAQIIYLLFAGLFACAGQFSMTTAYYSAPAKDISVYNYSSIIFAAILGFTFLGQIPDIFSVIGYIIILIMAYTMFKFNQSKE; encoded by the coding sequence GTGGATAAAAATATTAAAAAGGGAATAATATTTGTTATTATTTCAGCTCTTTCTTTTACTACTATGGGACTCTTTATTAGACTTAGTGGAGACTTGCCTGTAATGCAAAAATCTGTTTTTAGAAATGCTATTTCAGCTTTATTTGCATTTGTTATTTTAATGAGAGAAAAAAATTTAGTTATGAAAATAGAACCTAAGGCTCTAGGAACTTTAATTTTTAGATCTTCCTTTGGAACTCTTGGAATTCTTTGTAATTATTATGCTGTGGATCATTTACTATTATCAGATGCAACTATGCTGTTACAACTTAGTCCATTTTTTGCAATTATTTTTAGTTTTCTAATTTTAAAGGAAAGGGTAGTTACAAAACAAATATTAATAGTGGTGTTTGCTTTTATTGGAGCTTTATTTGTAATAAAACCTTCATTTTCTTCAATTAGTTTAATACCTTCTTTAGCAGGTGTTTGTGGGGGAATGTCTGCAGGGCTTGCCTATACATTTGTTAGAAAATTGGGTAAAATGGGAATTGGTGGCCCATTTATAGTTTTCTTTTTCTCAGCATTTTCTTGTTTGAGTATTTTACCCTTTGCTGCTATGTCCTATGTTCCAATGACAACAGCTCAAATTATTTATCTTTTATTTGCTGGATTATTTGCATGTGCAGGACAATTTTCAATGACAACTGCATACTACAGTGCCCCTGCAAAGGATATATCAGTTTACAACTATTCAAGTATAATATTTGCTGCTATCCTTGGCTTTACTTTCCTAGGACAAATACCAGATATATTTAGTGTAATTGGATATATTATTATTTTAATAATGGCCTATACTATGTTTAAATTTAACCAATCTAAAGAATAA
- a CDS encoding nitroreductase family protein, with the protein MNFLGKRSIRKFKDIPVEKEALDEIIKAALKAPSGLGKDPCEFIVFDTREEVKKLSGIKPRGGISLETATAAIAILVNKDKASTLLEDGSVATHTIGLKAYDLGLGSCWVHMVGRQAVDNQSSEEFFRKIVPIPENLVLFAVVAIGYSNEEKPEYTEKDLNFGKVSYNKYDKK; encoded by the coding sequence ATGAATTTTTTAGGAAAAAGAAGTATTAGAAAATTTAAAGATATTCCAGTGGAAAAAGAAGCATTGGATGAAATTATAAAAGCAGCTCTAAAGGCTCCAAGTGGTTTAGGTAAAGACCCTTGCGAATTTATTGTTTTTGATACAAGGGAAGAAGTTAAAAAATTATCTGGAATTAAGCCCCGTGGTGGAATATCACTTGAAACTGCAACTGCAGCAATTGCAATTTTAGTTAATAAGGATAAGGCCTCTACACTACTTGAAGATGGATCTGTTGCCACACATACAATAGGATTAAAAGCCTATGATTTAGGATTAGGTTCTTGTTGGGTACATATGGTAGGTAGACAAGCTGTGGATAATCAAAGTTCAGAAGAATTTTTTAGAAAAATAGTTCCTATTCCAGAAAACCTAGTGTTATTTGCAGTAGTTGCAATAGGTTACTCTAATGAGGAAAAACCTGAATACACAGAAAAAGATTTAAACTTTGGTAAAGTGAGCTATAATAAATATGATAAAAAATAA
- a CDS encoding amidohydrolase, whose amino-acid sequence MTKEELKQHVLKTIDENKDLILNIGREIYKNPEFGYKEFETTKRVANFLKNELNLEPENNIAYTGCRARLNSEKAGPKIAILGELDGISCNEHVDALENGASHTCGHNIQIAGMLGVAIGLIKSGAYKELDGKIDFIATPAEEFVQLEYRSKLKAEGKIKFFGGKQELISKGAFDDVNMSIMFHAQDLQDKKVLVGPVSNGFIGKQIKFIGKEAHAGSAPYDGINALNAAMLAINNVNAQRETFKEEDRVRFHPIITKGGDIVNVVPADVRMESYVRARTINSMLDANKKVNRGLIAGAMAVGANIEITELPGYLPILRHDNMEAVLKENLNYMGIKNEEIVDGGDFTGSFDFGDVSHIMPTLHPMFGGITGALHTRTYKIVEEERAYLYPAKAMALTVIDLLFDKAKKANEILKDFKPLMTKEEYLEFMNSIDNTIKK is encoded by the coding sequence ATGACAAAAGAAGAATTAAAACAACATGTTTTAAAAACTATTGATGAAAACAAGGATTTAATCCTTAACATTGGAAGGGAAATTTATAAAAATCCAGAATTTGGATACAAAGAATTTGAAACTACTAAAAGAGTTGCTAATTTTTTAAAAAATGAATTAAATTTAGAACCTGAAAATAATATAGCCTATACTGGATGTAGAGCTAGATTAAATTCTGAAAAAGCTGGTCCTAAAATAGCCATCCTTGGAGAACTTGATGGAATTTCTTGTAATGAACATGTTGATGCTTTGGAAAATGGAGCAAGTCACACTTGTGGGCATAATATCCAAATTGCTGGAATGCTTGGAGTGGCAATTGGTTTAATTAAATCAGGAGCCTACAAGGAACTTGATGGAAAAATAGATTTCATAGCTACCCCTGCAGAGGAATTTGTTCAACTAGAATATAGAAGCAAATTAAAAGCAGAGGGAAAAATAAAATTTTTCGGTGGAAAACAAGAACTTATTTCAAAGGGAGCCTTTGATGATGTTAACATGAGTATCATGTTCCATGCTCAAGATCTTCAAGATAAAAAAGTTTTAGTTGGACCTGTTAGTAATGGATTCATTGGAAAACAAATTAAATTCATAGGAAAGGAAGCCCATGCAGGTTCTGCTCCCTATGATGGAATCAATGCTTTAAATGCTGCAATGCTTGCAATTAATAATGTTAATGCCCAAAGGGAAACTTTCAAAGAGGAAGATAGAGTTAGATTTCATCCAATTATAACTAAAGGTGGAGATATTGTAAATGTTGTTCCTGCAGATGTTAGAATGGAATCCTATGTTAGAGCAAGAACTATTAACAGTATGCTTGATGCAAATAAAAAAGTTAATAGAGGATTAATAGCTGGAGCAATGGCAGTTGGAGCTAATATTGAGATAACTGAGTTACCTGGATATTTACCAATATTAAGACACGATAACATGGAAGCTGTTTTAAAAGAAAATCTTAACTATATGGGAATTAAAAATGAAGAAATAGTTGATGGAGGAGATTTTACAGGATCCTTTGATTTTGGAGATGTTTCTCATATTATGCCTACACTTCATCCTATGTTCGGTGGAATAACTGGAGCTCTACATACAAGAACTTATAAAATAGTAGAAGAAGAAAGAGCTTATTTATATCCTGCAAAGGCAATGGCTTTAACTGTTATAGATTTATTATTTGATAAGGCTAAAAAGGCCAATGAAATTTTAAAAGATTTTAAACCTCTTATGACAAAGGAAGAATATTTAGAATTTATGAATTCAATTGATAATACAATAAAAAAATAA